From a region of the Vagococcus coleopterorum genome:
- the recN gene encoding DNA repair protein RecN, with protein sequence MLQELSIENFAIIEKLTTSFESGMTVLTGETGAGKSIIIDAVGLLTGGRGSVDFIRQGTPKCWLEGQFEVNQTPELSELLESLAIENPDNVLIVSREITTAGKNTCRVNGRLVNTTQLREIGRFLVDIQGQNEHQALLQSDQHLGMLDQFGGKELLIIKTKYQELFASYQTLLRQVRNKQANEKEFAQRMDMLTFQSAEIAEADLKVGEEDSLIEERQRLNNFHQIVSALNTTYSALSDGEPSALDSIGSAMSEMSEIENLDSEYSELSETVKSSYYQLQEAANQASRLVDSLEVDEDRINQVESRLDVIRQMKRKYGESEEAILAYWESIDLELKEGAQANLSGEELTQALAEKEAELRLVAEELSVIRRQVATRLESEILEELAGLYLEKALFEVRFTEVADFTVDGLETVEFYLTTNPGEPLKPLVKVASGGELSRILLALKAIFVKTQHITSIVFDEVDTGVSGRVAQGIANKIYQVSAGSQVLCISHLPQVAAMADCHLYISKEVVAGRTKTGLTQLSKEERVMEIARMLAGEEITELTKEHAKELLSLAHK encoded by the coding sequence ATGTTACAAGAGTTATCAATTGAAAATTTTGCGATTATTGAAAAGTTAACCACATCATTTGAAAGTGGAATGACTGTTTTGACTGGTGAAACTGGTGCTGGTAAATCAATTATTATTGATGCCGTCGGTTTGCTAACAGGTGGACGAGGTTCGGTAGACTTCATTCGTCAAGGAACTCCTAAATGTTGGTTGGAAGGTCAGTTTGAAGTCAATCAAACACCAGAACTATCTGAATTATTAGAGAGTTTAGCGATTGAAAATCCTGATAATGTTTTAATCGTCTCTCGAGAAATTACGACTGCCGGGAAAAATACTTGTCGTGTTAATGGACGCTTAGTGAATACCACACAGTTGCGAGAAATCGGGCGATTCTTGGTGGATATTCAAGGTCAAAATGAACACCAAGCCTTACTTCAGTCAGATCAACATCTAGGAATGTTAGATCAATTTGGTGGTAAAGAATTATTAATCATTAAGACTAAGTATCAGGAATTATTTGCAAGTTACCAAACACTGTTGCGTCAAGTCCGCAATAAGCAAGCTAATGAAAAAGAGTTTGCCCAACGAATGGATATGTTAACCTTTCAGTCTGCTGAAATAGCTGAAGCGGATTTGAAAGTGGGCGAAGAAGACTCTTTAATAGAAGAAAGACAACGTTTGAATAACTTTCATCAAATTGTCTCTGCCTTAAATACAACCTATAGTGCATTATCTGATGGCGAACCAAGTGCTCTTGACAGTATTGGTTCTGCGATGTCAGAAATGTCAGAGATTGAAAATCTTGATTCCGAATATAGTGAACTATCGGAAACGGTTAAATCAAGTTATTATCAACTGCAAGAAGCTGCTAATCAAGCGAGTCGTTTAGTCGATAGCCTTGAGGTAGATGAAGATCGTATTAATCAAGTAGAAAGTCGTTTAGATGTGATTCGTCAGATGAAACGTAAATACGGAGAATCTGAAGAAGCCATTTTAGCTTATTGGGAAAGTATTGATCTTGAATTAAAAGAAGGTGCGCAAGCAAATCTTTCAGGTGAAGAATTAACGCAAGCTTTAGCGGAAAAAGAAGCAGAGCTACGACTGGTTGCGGAAGAACTATCTGTTATTCGCCGACAAGTTGCAACCCGTTTAGAATCTGAAATTCTTGAAGAATTAGCTGGCTTGTATTTAGAGAAGGCGCTATTTGAAGTTCGTTTTACTGAAGTGGCAGATTTTACAGTTGATGGGTTAGAAACTGTAGAATTTTACTTAACGACTAACCCAGGGGAACCGTTAAAACCATTAGTTAAAGTCGCTTCTGGGGGTGAGTTGTCACGAATTCTATTAGCATTAAAAGCGATTTTTGTTAAAACGCAACACATTACAAGTATCGTCTTCGATGAGGTTGATACTGGTGTGAGTGGTCGTGTCGCTCAAGGGATTGCGAATAAGATCTACCAAGTTTCAGCAGGATCGCAAGTGCTTTGTATTTCTCATTTGCCGCAAGTAGCAGCAATGGCGGATTGTCATTTATATATCTCTAAAGAAGTTGTTGCTGGTCGAACTAAGACGGGTTTAACGCAACTGTCTAAAGAAGAGCGTGTCATGGAAATTGCCCGGATGTTAGCGGGTGAAGAAATTACTGAGTTAACCAAAGAACATGCGAAAGAGTTACTATCTTTAGCTCACAAATAA
- the rsmH gene encoding 16S rRNA (cytosine(1402)-N(4))-methyltransferase RsmH, which yields MSVEFNHTTVLLKETVDNLNIKPDGVYVDCTLGGAGHSEYLLSQLNNDGHLYAFDQDQIAIDNAKIKLAPYVEKGMVTFIKSNFRYLENELTLEGVSAVDGILYDLGVSSPQLDEAERGFSYHQDAPLDMRMDQDQEFSAKELVNNYDYHEMVKIFFRYGEEKFSKQVAREIERVRQDHPIETTGELVDIIKSAIPAPARRKGGHPAKRVFQAVRIAVNDELAVVEESLEQAIALLKPEGRISVITFHSLEDRIVKTIFKEYSQPKDLPQGLPVVPDEYKPVLSLVNRKPILPSDDELEENNRARSSKLRVAEKNNI from the coding sequence ATGTCAGTTGAGTTTAATCATACAACAGTCCTATTAAAGGAAACCGTAGATAATTTAAATATTAAGCCAGATGGTGTTTATGTCGATTGTACATTAGGTGGTGCTGGTCACAGCGAATATTTATTATCACAATTAAATAATGACGGTCATTTGTACGCCTTTGACCAAGATCAGATAGCCATTGATAATGCTAAAATCAAATTAGCCCCTTACGTTGAAAAAGGAATGGTCACATTTATTAAATCCAACTTCCGTTATTTAGAAAATGAATTGACGTTAGAAGGTGTATCCGCAGTCGATGGTATTTTATATGACTTGGGTGTATCGTCTCCGCAACTTGATGAAGCTGAACGCGGGTTTAGTTATCACCAAGATGCGCCACTGGATATGCGTATGGATCAAGACCAAGAGTTTTCTGCCAAAGAATTGGTAAACAATTATGACTATCACGAAATGGTCAAAATCTTTTTCCGATACGGAGAAGAAAAATTCTCTAAACAAGTCGCACGAGAAATCGAGCGTGTTCGTCAAGATCATCCAATTGAAACGACAGGTGAGTTAGTTGATATCATTAAGTCAGCTATTCCTGCTCCTGCAAGAAGAAAGGGTGGGCATCCTGCTAAGCGTGTTTTCCAAGCGGTTAGAATTGCGGTCAATGATGAATTGGCAGTAGTGGAAGAATCGTTAGAACAAGCAATCGCTTTATTAAAACCAGAAGGACGAATTAGTGTCATTACGTTCCACTCGTTAGAAGATCGGATTGTTAAAACAATCTTCAAGGAGTACAGCCAACCGAAAGATTTACCGCAAGGGTTACCGGTTGTGCCAGATGAATATAAACCGGTTTTAAGTTTAGTTAATAGAAAACCAATTCTACCATCGGATGATGAGTTGGAAGAAAATAATCGTGCACGTAGTTCTAAGTTACGCGTCGCTGAAAAAAACAACATATGA
- the ftsL gene encoding cell division protein FtsL — MAQLPEFKEYEILEPVAANVTEQEETALQYPKRKLGRVSKLEKVVTTLFVIAALAIAVLTVRMTTAISKAEEAVSLIQIENVAQRDVVSKLEQEKNELSRTERVKEAAEKGGLEISDDNIRNVD, encoded by the coding sequence ATGGCTCAATTACCAGAATTTAAAGAATATGAAATACTAGAACCAGTAGCAGCTAATGTTACTGAGCAAGAGGAAACAGCCCTGCAATATCCTAAACGTAAGTTAGGGCGCGTATCAAAATTAGAAAAAGTTGTCACAACATTATTTGTGATTGCGGCATTAGCAATTGCTGTTTTAACAGTTAGAATGACGACTGCGATTTCTAAAGCGGAAGAAGCAGTATCGTTGATTCAAATAGAAAATGTTGCTCAACGAGATGTTGTTAGCAAACTAGAACAAGAAAAAAACGAGTTGTCTAGAACTGAAAGAGTAAAAGAAGCCGCTGAAAAGGGTGGGTTAGAAATTTCAGACGATAACATAAGGAATGTTGACTAA
- a CDS encoding arginine repressor, with protein sequence MKKSERHDLIKRLIKEQKISNQEEFVLMLKARGVDVTQATISRDINELNLSKLTQEDGTFYYTLVNKEEEASKLRLEKLLEQSALKVDLMEKYLAIKTVPGSAVALGILLERALANVLFTSLTTDDKVLLIFKQEATAQLVADTLKEQVNR encoded by the coding sequence ATGAAAAAATCTGAACGTCATGATTTGATAAAACGATTAATCAAAGAGCAAAAAATCAGCAATCAAGAAGAATTTGTATTGATGCTGAAAGCTCGTGGGGTTGACGTAACTCAAGCGACCATTTCACGAGATATTAATGAATTGAATTTATCAAAGCTGACACAGGAAGATGGGACATTTTATTACACTTTAGTGAATAAAGAAGAAGAGGCTAGCAAGCTACGGTTAGAAAAACTATTAGAACAATCGGCTCTGAAAGTCGATTTGATGGAGAAGTATCTAGCCATTAAAACGGTGCCGGGGAGTGCGGTTGCGTTGGGGATTCTATTGGAGCGAGCTTTAGCTAATGTGTTGTTCACCAGCTTAACAACGGATGATAAAGTCTTATTAATTTTTAAACAGGAAGCGACAGCACAGCTCGTTGCAGATACATTGAAAGAACAAGTAAATCGATAA
- a CDS encoding bifunctional methylenetetrahydrofolate dehydrogenase/methenyltetrahydrofolate cyclohydrolase — translation MGEIIDGRKLADEMQANMAETVASMVKKPGLVVIIVGENPASQTYVRNKEKTAVKIGIHSKIDRLPETVSEDELVSLIETYNQDDNFHGILVQLPLPKHIDEDRILLAIDPRKDVDGFHPFNVGKMMTGQAEMIPCTPYGIMKMFEAYNVDLNGKHAVMVGRSNIVGKPMMHLMLDANATVTVAHSRTVDLAAVTKEADILVVAVGQGHLIDKSYVKPGAVVIDVGMNRSPEGKLIGDVNFEEVKDVASLITPVPGGVGPMTITMLMDQTIRNAQK, via the coding sequence ATGGGAGAAATTATTGATGGTCGCAAGTTAGCGGATGAGATGCAAGCAAATATGGCTGAAACAGTGGCAAGCATGGTTAAAAAGCCAGGGTTAGTCGTGATTATTGTGGGTGAAAATCCAGCTAGTCAAACCTATGTTAGAAACAAAGAAAAGACAGCTGTAAAGATTGGCATTCATTCGAAGATTGATCGTTTGCCAGAAACGGTTTCTGAAGATGAGCTAGTTAGCTTGATTGAAACGTATAACCAAGACGATAATTTCCACGGCATTTTAGTTCAATTGCCTTTGCCGAAACATATCGATGAAGATCGTATTTTATTAGCTATTGATCCGAGAAAAGACGTTGATGGTTTCCATCCGTTTAACGTTGGTAAAATGATGACGGGTCAAGCCGAGATGATTCCTTGTACTCCGTATGGCATTATGAAAATGTTTGAAGCGTACAATGTAGATTTGAATGGTAAACATGCTGTTATGGTTGGCCGTAGTAACATTGTAGGGAAACCGATGATGCACTTGATGCTTGATGCAAATGCAACGGTTACAGTAGCACATTCAAGAACTGTTGATTTAGCTGCGGTAACCAAAGAAGCCGATATTCTAGTAGTAGCGGTAGGTCAAGGCCATTTGATTGATAAATCATATGTGAAACCTGGTGCTGTTGTGATTGATGTGGGAATGAACCGTAGTCCAGAAGGTAAATTGATTGGTGATGTTAACTTTGAAGAGGTTAAAGATGTGGCAAGCTTAATCACGCCAGTTCCTGGTGGAGTTGGACCGATGACAATTACTATGTTAATGGATCAAACGATTCGTAACGCTCAAAAATAA
- the mraZ gene encoding division/cell wall cluster transcriptional repressor MraZ — MFMGEFKHNIDPKGRLIMPSKFRDGLGDKFVVTRGMDGCLFGYPQDEWAKLEEKMKEMPIANKQARAFVRFFYSAATECELDKQGRINLPTNLISHGGLEKECVIIGVSDRVEIWDIEKWNEFSTEAEENFDELAETMIDFGF; from the coding sequence ATGTTTATGGGAGAATTTAAACATAATATCGATCCAAAAGGTCGTCTAATCATGCCGTCTAAGTTTCGTGATGGACTTGGTGACAAGTTCGTTGTGACAAGGGGTATGGATGGATGTTTATTTGGCTATCCACAAGATGAGTGGGCGAAACTAGAAGAAAAAATGAAGGAAATGCCGATTGCCAATAAGCAAGCACGTGCCTTTGTCAGATTCTTTTATTCGGCTGCAACTGAGTGCGAATTGGATAAACAAGGTCGAATCAACTTGCCAACTAACTTAATTTCTCATGGTGGTCTTGAAAAAGAGTGCGTTATTATTGGTGTCTCTGACAGGGTCGAGATTTGGGACATTGAGAAATGGAATGAGTTTTCTACTGAAGCTGAAGAAAACTTTGACGAGCTAGCTGAAACAATGATTGATTTCGGATTCTAA
- a CDS encoding DUF3397 domain-containing protein: MKAIPIMIYLWYIFPVFLFFACQFIIAHTPLTEKFKIKLPDIMTPFLLMGIQALSIDSFQTSTLPYLLIIMLLIGIGVALGHAYYYGDIQYRRFFKIFWRIVFLVSVVVYFLMIIFNIITYL; encoded by the coding sequence ATGAAAGCTATACCGATTATGATTTACTTATGGTACATTTTCCCGGTATTTTTATTTTTTGCTTGTCAGTTTATCATTGCGCATACACCGTTAACTGAAAAATTTAAAATTAAGCTACCTGATATCATGACGCCGTTCTTATTAATGGGAATTCAAGCGCTATCGATAGATAGTTTTCAAACCTCGACATTACCATACTTGCTAATTATTATGTTGCTAATTGGGATTGGGGTTGCCTTAGGTCACGCCTACTATTATGGTGATATTCAATATCGCCGTTTTTTTAAGATTTTTTGGAGAATTGTCTTTTTAGTTTCGGTTGTTGTTTACTTTTTGATGATCATTTTCAACATAATAACGTACCTTTAA
- a CDS encoding exodeoxyribonuclease VII small subunit: MPKKTDMTFEESIASLEAIVRDLEQGDVPLEQALDKFKEGIELSKECQNTLANAEKTLTKIMTETNEEVVFEDAEG; this comes from the coding sequence ATGCCAAAGAAAACTGATATGACATTTGAAGAATCAATTGCCTCTTTAGAAGCAATTGTCCGTGATTTAGAACAAGGAGATGTTCCTTTAGAACAAGCCTTAGATAAATTCAAAGAAGGTATTGAGTTAAGTAAAGAATGTCAAAATACCTTAGCGAATGCTGAAAAAACACTAACGAAAATTATGACAGAAACGAACGAAGAAGTCGTTTTTGAAGATGCTGAAGGATAA
- a CDS encoding TlyA family RNA methyltransferase gives MKKERVDVLAFNQGLFETREKAKRGVMAGLVYDTNNLRMDKPGEKIAIETELHLKGEGLKYVSRGGLKLEKALNVFGIEMTDKILLDIGSSTGGFTDVALQNGTKMSYALDVGYNQLAWKLRQDDRVVVMERTNFRYSKPEDFTEGLPDIASIDVSFISLRLILPVLKTILKTGGHVVALIKPQFEAGKEYVGKNGIIREPETHEMVVNNMLEFMVSEGYHVTGLDYSPIKGGEGNIEFLACLTWKGETEAGTTVKEIDEWTKEIVAQAHQDLKAKN, from the coding sequence ATGAAAAAAGAACGTGTGGATGTATTAGCTTTTAATCAAGGTTTATTCGAGACAAGAGAAAAAGCTAAACGTGGTGTCATGGCAGGTTTAGTCTATGATACAAATAACTTGCGTATGGATAAACCGGGAGAGAAAATCGCTATTGAAACCGAACTTCATTTAAAAGGTGAAGGGTTGAAATATGTCTCTCGTGGTGGTTTGAAATTAGAAAAAGCCCTAAATGTATTTGGTATTGAGATGACCGATAAAATTCTTTTAGACATTGGATCGTCGACAGGTGGGTTTACGGATGTGGCGTTACAAAATGGAACGAAGATGAGTTATGCTTTAGATGTGGGCTACAATCAATTAGCTTGGAAACTGCGTCAAGATGATCGTGTTGTTGTCATGGAACGGACGAATTTCCGTTATTCAAAACCAGAAGATTTTACTGAAGGTCTACCTGATATTGCTAGTATTGATGTATCATTTATTTCATTGCGTTTGATCTTACCAGTGCTAAAAACCATTTTAAAAACAGGTGGTCACGTTGTGGCATTAATTAAACCGCAATTTGAAGCAGGTAAAGAGTATGTTGGGAAAAATGGGATTATTCGTGAACCAGAAACCCATGAGATGGTTGTGAACAACATGTTGGAATTTATGGTTTCTGAAGGCTATCATGTGACTGGCTTAGATTACTCACCGATTAAAGGTGGCGAAGGTAATATTGAATTCTTAGCTTGTTTAACTTGGAAAGGTGAAACAGAAGCAGGAACAACAGTAAAAGAAATTGATGAATGGACGAAAGAAATAGTCGCTCAAGCTCATCAAGATTTGAAAGCTAAAAACTAA
- a CDS encoding polyprenyl synthetase family protein, producing the protein MTDVLKQFAQEHVEKINQEMATAIQAHTTEKSLLESMSYSVEAGGKRLRPLLLLATQEFLGKPLTKGSYQVAAALEMIHTYSLIHDDLPAMDNDELRRGKPTNHMVYGEGLAILAGDALLTEAFHVVGEGELSDEQKVWTLTNLAKASGSYGMIAGQVADIEGETKSLTLSELQRVHARKTGALIEFAVAAGAMLADATSEVMAALAEYSHHFGIAFQIKDDLLDVIGDEAVIGKKTGMDAELNKTTYTSLLGVAGAQQSLKEHYEEAIAIIERVEKLTNRENAGAVLKAMIQTLID; encoded by the coding sequence ATGACAGACGTGTTAAAACAGTTCGCTCAAGAACATGTAGAGAAAATTAACCAAGAGATGGCGACAGCCATCCAAGCACACACAACTGAAAAAAGTTTATTAGAGAGTATGAGTTACTCTGTTGAAGCAGGTGGTAAACGTTTAAGACCCTTACTTTTATTAGCAACCCAAGAATTTTTAGGGAAGCCATTAACAAAAGGAAGTTATCAAGTAGCCGCAGCTTTAGAAATGATCCACACTTATTCGTTGATTCATGATGATCTACCAGCGATGGATAACGATGAACTTCGTCGTGGGAAACCAACAAATCATATGGTTTACGGCGAAGGTTTGGCTATTCTAGCAGGTGATGCGTTACTAACTGAAGCGTTCCATGTGGTAGGAGAAGGCGAATTATCTGATGAACAAAAAGTCTGGACCTTAACTAACTTGGCCAAAGCCTCAGGTAGCTACGGTATGATTGCTGGACAAGTGGCTGATATTGAAGGAGAAACCAAATCCCTAACGCTGTCAGAATTACAACGTGTTCATGCAAGAAAAACAGGTGCACTGATTGAGTTTGCAGTTGCTGCAGGCGCAATGTTAGCGGATGCAACTAGTGAAGTTATGGCAGCTTTAGCTGAGTATAGTCACCATTTTGGTATTGCTTTCCAAATCAAAGATGATCTATTAGATGTCATTGGTGACGAAGCAGTTATTGGTAAAAAAACAGGTATGGATGCCGAGTTAAATAAAACAACGTACACCTCATTATTAGGTGTGGCAGGTGCTCAACAATCGTTGAAAGAGCATTACGAAGAAGCAATCGCAATTATTGAACGAGTTGAAAAACTGACTAATCGAGAAAATGCGGGTGCTGTATTAAAAGCGATGATTCAAACATTAATTGATTAA
- a CDS encoding magnesium transporter CorA family protein: MIEFIKITNTRDLITVPTEVKANWIHLEKPSFEEITNLSNKYNFPLDYLTAVLDNQEISRFESSKENSLDTPVLMLLQYPKQIVSPSGFAQFEALPFSIIMTKDMIITSCNDHLDFISALENSRKFDATLPNPERVAIQLSWYFSDLFNTHIKSIKFETERLESEIQSSTENKQLFELMDMQKSLVYFNAALEQNLSVFQKVHDANWLMKTPQSQTALFDIMIENKQAIASGKIQSELLSQLGAMFSAIVGNNMNIVMKVLTVITISLTIPTLIGGIYGMNVALPFQNEGNAFWWIMFLTFFLILLTVWLLKKNKFF, translated from the coding sequence ATGATTGAATTTATTAAAATTACCAACACTCGCGATTTAATTACCGTTCCAACTGAAGTCAAAGCCAATTGGATCCATTTAGAGAAACCTTCTTTTGAAGAGATTACTAACTTGTCCAATAAATATAATTTCCCGCTAGATTATTTGACCGCCGTTTTAGATAATCAAGAAATTTCCCGTTTTGAATCATCTAAAGAAAACTCATTAGATACACCTGTTTTAATGCTATTACAATATCCAAAGCAAATTGTCAGCCCTAGTGGGTTCGCTCAATTTGAAGCTCTCCCTTTCAGTATCATCATGACCAAAGATATGATTATCACTAGCTGCAATGACCATCTTGATTTCATATCCGCCTTAGAAAACAGCCGCAAATTTGATGCCACTTTACCAAACCCTGAACGTGTAGCTATCCAGTTATCCTGGTACTTTTCAGATTTATTCAACACGCATATTAAATCAATTAAATTTGAAACTGAGCGTCTTGAAAGTGAAATTCAAAGTTCGACGGAAAACAAACAATTATTCGAATTAATGGATATGCAAAAAAGTTTAGTTTATTTTAATGCTGCCCTTGAACAGAACTTATCCGTATTTCAAAAAGTTCATGATGCAAACTGGCTGATGAAAACCCCTCAAAGCCAAACCGCTCTCTTCGATATTATGATTGAAAATAAACAAGCCATCGCTTCCGGAAAAATTCAGTCGGAACTCCTTAGTCAATTAGGGGCTATGTTTTCAGCAATCGTTGGAAACAATATGAATATTGTGATGAAAGTGTTAACTGTCATCACAATTTCTCTGACTATCCCGACACTAATTGGTGGGATTTATGGTATGAATGTCGCCCTACCATTCCAAAATGAAGGAAATGCTTTTTGGTGGATTATGTTTTTAACTTTCTTCCTAATCCTTTTAACTGTTTGGTTATTAAAGAAAAATAAGTTCTTTTAA
- a CDS encoding DUF4044 domain-containing protein: MSDKKNSTFSKITKVVVWVMLVAMLGAALVSAYVGIAGAL, translated from the coding sequence TTGTCTGATAAAAAAAATAGTACCTTTTCAAAAATCACAAAAGTTGTTGTCTGGGTTATGCTAGTTGCCATGCTTGGTGCAGCTCTAGTTTCTGCTTATGTCGGAATCGCCGGCGCTTTATAA
- the xseA gene encoding exodeoxyribonuclease VII large subunit — protein MTAEYITVTALTKYIKRKFEADPHLDRVYLTGEISNFRPRPNAHQYFSLKDDQAKISAIMFKGAYSKLKFQPKEGMKVLVVGRISLYEATGNYQIYIEHMEPDGVGALYQALAELKEKLSKEGIFDLPKKELPKYPKRIAVVTSPSGAVIKDIMTTVERRYPIAELVLFPTVVQGEKSADDICRNLKRIEEQGDFDTVIVGRGGGSIEDLWPFNEEKVARAIVEFPLPVISSVGHETDVTIADLVADVRAATPTAAAELAVPVLADEIMKIKEKEQRLVQSFQHQIAVQKQKLAACEESFVFKQPERLYEGFSIKLDLLMRRFQKESREVVQVQRDRYQALAHKLQMHTPIHRVKQEQQNLARLRNEQERLLNDLLLKKEQVFNQLTQSLDMLSPLKTMGRGYSYLTDQKGIVGKASNLSKGAEATLHFVDGEADITVNEIKIVESEEV, from the coding sequence ATGACTGCTGAATATATCACGGTAACAGCCTTAACTAAATATATAAAACGCAAGTTCGAAGCTGATCCTCATTTGGATCGAGTGTATTTGACAGGGGAGATTTCAAATTTTCGTCCCAGACCAAATGCACATCAGTACTTTAGCCTAAAAGATGATCAAGCTAAGATTTCTGCCATTATGTTTAAAGGTGCATATAGTAAGTTGAAGTTCCAACCCAAAGAAGGCATGAAAGTTTTAGTTGTGGGGCGGATTTCTTTGTATGAAGCAACTGGTAACTATCAAATCTATATTGAACATATGGAACCTGATGGTGTGGGAGCGCTATACCAAGCTTTAGCTGAATTAAAAGAGAAATTATCTAAAGAAGGTATTTTTGACCTTCCTAAAAAAGAATTGCCTAAATATCCCAAACGTATTGCTGTTGTCACGAGTCCTAGTGGTGCGGTGATTAAAGATATTATGACGACAGTTGAACGTCGCTACCCGATTGCTGAGCTTGTCTTATTTCCGACAGTTGTGCAAGGCGAAAAGTCGGCAGATGATATTTGTCGCAATCTAAAACGGATTGAAGAACAAGGCGATTTTGATACAGTGATTGTCGGCCGCGGTGGCGGATCAATTGAAGACTTGTGGCCGTTTAACGAAGAGAAAGTGGCGCGGGCAATTGTTGAGTTCCCATTACCGGTTATTTCTTCTGTGGGACACGAGACTGATGTAACGATTGCTGATTTAGTCGCCGATGTTCGTGCAGCGACACCAACTGCAGCAGCTGAGTTGGCTGTGCCAGTATTAGCAGATGAAATCATGAAGATTAAAGAAAAAGAACAACGACTGGTTCAAAGTTTCCAACACCAAATAGCGGTTCAAAAACAAAAGCTAGCGGCTTGTGAGGAATCTTTTGTCTTTAAACAACCAGAACGTTTGTATGAAGGATTTAGTATTAAGTTAGATTTATTAATGCGCCGTTTCCAAAAAGAAAGTCGTGAAGTGGTTCAAGTACAACGTGATCGCTACCAAGCGTTAGCACATAAGTTGCAAATGCACACGCCAATTCACCGCGTGAAGCAAGAACAACAAAATCTAGCGCGTTTAAGAAATGAACAAGAGCGTTTGCTGAATGATTTGTTGTTGAAGAAAGAACAAGTATTTAACCAATTGACCCAATCTTTAGATATGTTAAGTCCTTTGAAAACAATGGGCCGAGGGTATAGTTATTTAACAGATCAAAAAGGAATTGTTGGTAAAGCTAGTAACCTATCAAAAGGAGCAGAAGCAACATTGCACTTTGTAGATGGGGAAGCTGATATTACTGTAAATGAGATAAAGATAGTTGAAAGCGAGGAAGTCTAA
- the nusB gene encoding transcription antitermination factor NusB encodes MELSRHEIREKALQALYPFDFTTEATKENAIAYALEYNNELVSEDGAEFIPGYLDVIVSGVCEHKEELDELIKGNLKNWTISRIAKPDLIILRMAIYEMKYSSEVPAKVALNEALELTKKYSDDESRKFVNGVLSNIIKSENLEK; translated from the coding sequence TTGGAATTATCACGTCACGAGATTAGAGAAAAAGCGTTACAAGCTTTATATCCTTTTGACTTCACAACAGAAGCAACAAAAGAAAATGCGATTGCTTACGCTTTAGAATACAACAATGAATTAGTTAGCGAAGATGGAGCTGAGTTTATTCCTGGCTACCTAGATGTGATTGTATCAGGAGTGTGCGAGCACAAGGAAGAACTTGATGAATTAATCAAAGGGAATCTGAAAAACTGGACAATTAGTCGAATCGCCAAACCAGATTTAATTATTTTACGCATGGCTATTTATGAAATGAAATATAGTTCAGAAGTACCTGCAAAAGTCGCTTTAAATGAAGCGTTAGAATTAACTAAAAAATATAGTGATGATGAGTCACGTAAGTTTGTAAACGGCGTCTTATCGAACATTATTAAAAGTGAGAACTTAGAGAAATAA